One Pseudomonas tolaasii NCPPB 2192 genomic window carries:
- a CDS encoding amino acid aminotransferase, whose protein sequence is MSLFSAVEMAPRDPILGLNEAFNADTRTTKVNLGVGVYCNEEGKIPLLRAVAEAEAIRVAQHAARGYLPIDGIAAYDKAVQTLLFGAESPLLAAGRVTTVQAVGGTGALKIGADFLKQLVPNAVVAISDPSWENHRALFETAGFPVQNYRYYDAATHDVNRAGLLEDLNALPPQSIVVLHACCHNPTGVDLSPADWQNVLDVVKARNLIPFLDMAYQGFGDGIHEDAAAVRLFAESGLTFFVSSSFSKSFSLYGERVGALSIVGESREESARILSQVKRVIRTNYSNPPTHGAAIVAAVLNNPELRAQWEAELAEMRLRIRGMREQMVATLAKAAPGQDFSFVGRQRGMFSYSGLTVEQVTRLRSEFGIYALDTGRICVAALNQSNIGAVTEAIVKVL, encoded by the coding sequence ATGAGCCTGTTCTCCGCTGTCGAAATGGCACCACGCGATCCAATCCTGGGCCTCAACGAAGCATTCAACGCCGACACCCGAACCACCAAGGTCAACCTTGGCGTGGGCGTTTATTGCAACGAGGAGGGGAAGATTCCACTCTTGCGTGCCGTTGCCGAAGCGGAAGCCATTCGCGTAGCGCAACACGCCGCCCGTGGCTACTTGCCGATCGACGGTATTGCAGCCTATGACAAAGCCGTGCAAACCCTGCTGTTCGGCGCCGAGTCGCCGCTGCTGGCAGCCGGCCGCGTCACCACCGTGCAAGCGGTCGGCGGCACCGGTGCGCTGAAAATCGGCGCCGACTTCCTCAAGCAACTGGTGCCGAACGCGGTCGTCGCCATCAGCGATCCAAGCTGGGAAAACCACCGCGCGCTGTTCGAAACCGCCGGTTTCCCGGTGCAGAACTACCGCTACTACGACGCCGCCACCCACGATGTGAACCGTGCCGGCCTGCTTGAAGACCTCAACGCCCTGCCGCCACAGTCGATCGTGGTGCTGCACGCCTGCTGCCACAACCCGACCGGCGTCGACCTGAGCCCGGCCGACTGGCAGAACGTGCTGGACGTGGTCAAGGCCAGGAACCTGATCCCGTTCCTCGACATGGCGTACCAGGGCTTTGGCGACGGCATCCACGAAGACGCCGCGGCCGTGCGCCTGTTCGCCGAGTCGGGGCTGACCTTCTTTGTGTCCAGCTCGTTCTCCAAGTCGTTCTCCCTGTACGGCGAACGTGTGGGCGCCCTGTCCATCGTCGGCGAATCCAGGGAAGAAAGCGCGCGCATCCTGTCCCAGGTCAAGCGCGTGATCCGCACCAACTACTCCAACCCGCCAACCCACGGCGCCGCGATTGTGGCGGCAGTGCTGAACAACCCTGAGCTGCGCGCCCAGTGGGAAGCCGAACTGGCCGAAATGCGCCTGCGCATCCGTGGCATGCGCGAGCAGATGGTCGCCACCCTGGCCAAGGCCGCTCCGGGTCAGGACTTCAGCTTCGTCGGTCGCCAGCGCGGGATGTTCTCCTACTCCGGCCTGACCGTTGAACAAGTCACCCGCCTGCGTTCCGAGTTCGGCATCTACGCGCTGGACACCGGGCGTATCTGCGTAGCCGCACTGAACCAGTCGAACATCGGTGCCGTGACTGAGGCGATTGTTAAGGTGTTGTAA
- a CDS encoding ABC transporter substrate-binding protein produces MLPRVTALLAGVGFCTLAQAAPTQYPLTVQNCGSAVTFQQAPARSVTIGQAATEMLYALGVADKVVGTSLWFNNVLPQFKAQNDKIERLADNEPSFEAVIAKRPQLVAAELEWVVGPQGVVGTREQFHELKIPTYLLPSDCEGKDNLVGADGTRLEPFHIETIYKSIRQLAEIFDVQDRGQQLNDELKARLAKSVATAHGKGLKQASALVWFSSSEMASDPYVAGHKGIPEFMLETLGLSNVVQSDEEWPAVGWETIAKANPTFLVIARMDRRRYPADDHEKKLAFLRSDPVTRNMDAVKNNRIIILDALALQASIRMFEGLEQLATAIDGYDLPK; encoded by the coding sequence ATGCTGCCACGCGTTACCGCCCTGCTCGCAGGCGTTGGCTTCTGCACACTTGCCCAGGCTGCGCCCACTCAATACCCGCTCACCGTGCAGAACTGCGGCAGCGCGGTGACCTTCCAGCAGGCGCCGGCACGCAGCGTGACCATCGGCCAGGCCGCCACCGAAATGCTCTACGCCCTGGGCGTGGCCGATAAAGTGGTCGGCACGTCGCTGTGGTTCAACAACGTGCTGCCACAGTTCAAGGCGCAAAACGACAAGATCGAACGCCTGGCCGACAACGAGCCCAGCTTTGAAGCCGTGATCGCCAAGCGCCCGCAACTGGTGGCCGCCGAGCTGGAATGGGTGGTCGGCCCACAAGGTGTGGTCGGCACCCGCGAGCAATTTCACGAACTGAAGATTCCCACCTACCTGCTGCCCTCAGACTGCGAAGGCAAAGACAACCTGGTCGGCGCCGACGGCACGCGCCTTGAGCCGTTCCATATCGAAACCATCTATAAAAGCATCCGCCAGCTTGCCGAGATTTTTGACGTGCAGGACCGCGGCCAGCAATTGAACGACGAACTCAAGGCACGCCTGGCCAAATCCGTCGCCACCGCACACGGCAAAGGCCTCAAACAGGCCAGCGCCTTGGTGTGGTTCTCCAGTTCCGAAATGGCCAGCGACCCTTACGTTGCGGGCCATAAGGGCATCCCCGAGTTCATGCTGGAAACCCTCGGCCTGTCCAACGTGGTGCAATCCGACGAAGAGTGGCCCGCCGTCGGCTGGGAAACCATCGCCAAGGCCAACCCGACCTTCCTGGTGATCGCGCGCATGGACCGCCGCCGCTACCCCGCCGACGACCATGAAAAGAAACTTGCCTTCCTGCGCAGCGACCCGGTGACCCGTAACATGGACGCCGTGAAAAACAACCGCATCATCATTCTCGACGCCCTCGCGTTACAGGCCAGCATCCGCATGTTCGAGGGCCTTGAGCAACTGGCCACGG
- the ptrR gene encoding putrescine utilization regulator PtrR: MDLVQLEIFKAVAEQGSISAAAQLIHRVPSNLTTRIKQLEQDLGVELFIREKSRLRLSPAGWNFLGYARRILDLVQEARATVAGEEPQGAFALGSLESTAAVRIPALLAAYNQKHTKVELDLSTGPSGTMIEGVLSGRLTAAFVDGPLLHATLEGVAVFEEEMVVIAPLHHAPITRGQDVNGESIYTFRSNCSYRHHLERWFSQDGAVPGKIFEIESYHGMLACVSAGAGLALMPRSMLESMPGYAAVSVWPLTDNFRILHTWLIWRRGTVSQSLNSFVKLLEDRGLVAA, encoded by the coding sequence TTGGACCTGGTGCAACTGGAAATTTTCAAGGCCGTTGCCGAGCAAGGCAGCATCAGCGCCGCCGCGCAGTTGATTCATCGCGTGCCGTCGAACCTGACCACGCGCATCAAGCAACTGGAGCAGGACCTTGGCGTGGAATTGTTCATCCGCGAGAAGAGCCGCCTGCGTCTGTCTCCGGCCGGGTGGAATTTCCTCGGCTATGCGCGGCGCATTCTCGACCTGGTACAGGAAGCCCGCGCCACGGTGGCGGGGGAGGAACCCCAGGGCGCCTTTGCACTGGGCTCGCTGGAGAGCACGGCGGCGGTGCGCATCCCGGCGCTGCTGGCGGCGTATAACCAGAAGCACACCAAGGTCGAGCTGGACTTGAGCACCGGACCGTCCGGCACGATGATCGAGGGCGTGTTGTCGGGGCGGCTGACGGCGGCGTTCGTTGACGGGCCGTTGTTGCACGCCACACTGGAAGGGGTCGCGGTGTTTGAAGAGGAGATGGTGGTGATTGCGCCTCTGCATCACGCACCCATTACTCGGGGCCAGGATGTGAACGGGGAGAGCATCTACACCTTTCGCTCCAACTGTTCATACCGCCACCACCTGGAACGCTGGTTTTCACAGGATGGCGCGGTGCCGGGCAAGATCTTCGAGATCGAGTCCTACCACGGCATGCTCGCCTGCGTCAGCGCCGGGGCCGGGCTGGCGCTGATGCCGCGCAGCATGCTGGAAAGCATGCCGGGGTACGCGGCGGTGAGTGTATGGCCGCTGACGGACAACTTCCGCATTCTGCATACCTGGCTGATCTGGCGCCGGGGCACGGTGTCGCAGAGTTTGAACAGTTTTGTAAAGTTACTGGAAGACCGTGGTCTCGTAGCTGCTTAG
- a CDS encoding aldehyde dehydrogenase family protein: MNATTHALSINPANGETVGSYPYETDLQLDATLNRATGAFRTWRRQPVSQRAERLLALATALREQAEDMAQMITLEMGKPIAQARAEIEKCALLSEWYATHGPAMLAPEPTLVDNGSAHIEYRPLGPILAVMPWNFPVWQVLRGAVPTLLAGNTYVLKHAPNVMGSAYLIQQAFQKAGFAEGIFEVINVTTDGVSKAIDDPRIAAVTLTGSVRAGIAIGSQAGAALKKCVLELGGSDPFIVLNDADLDAAVQAALIGRFQNSGQVCAAAKRLIIEAGVAEAFTAKFLEASRALVMGDPTSTDTYVGPMARFDLRDELHGQVQATLKEGATLLLGGNKVPGAGNYYEPTVLAGVTDQMTSFKQELFGPVASIIVARDADHAVALANDSEFGLTASIFTADAAKARDIADQLETGGIFVNAFSVSDPRVAFGGVKKSGFGRELSHFGVREFCNAQTVWLDRK, from the coding sequence ATGAACGCGACTACCCACGCCCTCTCGATCAACCCGGCCAATGGCGAAACCGTCGGCAGCTACCCGTACGAAACCGATTTGCAGCTGGACGCCACCCTCAACCGTGCCACTGGCGCCTTCCGCACCTGGCGCCGCCAGCCGGTGAGCCAACGCGCAGAACGGTTGCTGGCCCTGGCCACCGCCCTGCGTGAACAAGCTGAAGACATGGCGCAAATGATCACCCTGGAAATGGGCAAACCCATCGCCCAGGCCCGCGCCGAAATCGAAAAATGCGCCTTGCTCAGCGAGTGGTACGCCACCCACGGCCCGGCCATGCTCGCCCCGGAGCCGACGTTGGTCGATAACGGCAGCGCCCACATCGAATATCGCCCGCTGGGCCCGATCCTTGCCGTGATGCCGTGGAACTTCCCGGTCTGGCAAGTGTTGCGTGGCGCCGTGCCAACCCTGCTCGCCGGCAATACCTACGTGCTCAAACACGCCCCGAACGTGATGGGCAGCGCCTACCTGATCCAGCAAGCGTTTCAGAAAGCCGGCTTTGCCGAAGGCATCTTTGAAGTGATCAATGTGACCACTGACGGAGTGTCCAAAGCCATCGACGACCCCCGCATTGCCGCCGTCACCCTCACCGGCAGCGTGCGCGCCGGTATCGCCATTGGCTCCCAGGCCGGTGCCGCGCTGAAAAAATGCGTGCTGGAACTGGGCGGCTCCGACCCGTTCATCGTGCTCAACGACGCCGACCTCGACGCCGCTGTCCAAGCCGCCCTGATCGGCCGTTTCCAGAACAGCGGCCAGGTCTGCGCCGCCGCCAAACGCCTGATCATCGAAGCCGGCGTGGCCGAAGCCTTCACCGCCAAATTCCTCGAAGCCAGCCGTGCCCTGGTGATGGGCGACCCGACCTCGACAGACACCTACGTCGGCCCGATGGCGCGCTTCGACCTGCGTGACGAGCTGCATGGCCAGGTCCAGGCCACCCTGAAAGAAGGCGCGACCCTGCTGCTGGGCGGCAACAAGGTTCCCGGCGCCGGCAACTACTACGAGCCCACCGTACTGGCAGGCGTCACCGACCAGATGACGTCGTTCAAACAGGAACTGTTCGGCCCGGTCGCCTCGATCATCGTCGCCCGCGACGCCGACCACGCCGTGGCACTGGCCAACGACAGCGAATTCGGCCTGACCGCCAGCATCTTCACTGCCGATGCGGCGAAGGCACGTGACATTGCAGACCAACTGGAAACCGGCGGGATCTTCGTCAACGCCTTTAGCGTGTCCGACCCTCGTGTAGCGTTTGGAGGTGTGAAAAAGAGTGGTTTCGGGCGGGAATTGTCGCACTTCGGCGTGCGGGAATTCTGCAATGCGCAGACGGTATGGCTGGATCGCAAATAA